A window of the Henningerozyma blattae CBS 6284 chromosome 10, complete genome genome harbors these coding sequences:
- the THO1 gene encoding Tho1p (similar to Saccharomyces cerevisiae THO1 (YER063W); ancestral locus Anc_7.244) — MTDYSSWTVIQLKDMLRERNLSVQGLKNELVERLVNDDAANTASTDAPKESEPAPAVAEAAPIETPNEEEPSNKQVESTTTDATATTAASAASASASASAPTAAPAAATTATPQEKNTSGEETQKVQDSKPVEEEKPKTIEEIKEMAVAHLTTKLHRLEKFSDDKNAIDQLKREITRVNKFGVDMHSVLARELGLIKQDKKIRQDPNNSNNNRRNNRVTKGGSHRNNNAGRNNRSRNNNNNKRFNRSRA; from the coding sequence ATGACAGATTATTCCTCGTGGACAGTGattcaattgaaagatATGTTGAGAGAAAGAAACTTGAGTGTTCAAGGgttgaaaaatgaattggTCGAACGTCTAGTTAATGATGATGCAGCTAATACAGCCTCCACTGACGCTCCAAAAGAATCTGAGCCAGCCCCTGCCGTTGCAGAAGCTGCCCCAATTGAAACTccaaatgaagaagaacCATCCAATAAGCAAGTAGAATCCACTACTACTGATGCTACAGCTACCACTGCTGCTTCTGctgcttctgcttctgcttctgcttctgctCCTACCGCTGCTCCTGCTGCCGCCACCACTGCCACCCCTCAAGAAAAGAATACTTCAGGGGAGGAAACTCAAAAAGTACAAGATTCCAAACCagttgaagaagaaaaaccAAAGACTATCGAAGAGATTAAAGAAATGGCTGTAGCCCATTTGACCACTAAGCTACATAGATTAGAGAAGTTTTCAGACGATAAAAACGCCATTGACCAGTTGAAAAGAGAAATTACCAGAGTAAATAAGTTTGGTGTCGATATGCATTCCGTATTAGCCAGAGAATTAGGATTGATCAAACAAGATAAAAAGATACGCCAGGACccaaataatagtaataataatagaagaaataatagAGTCACAAAGGGCGGCAGtcatagaaataataatgctgGCAGAAACAACAGAAGCAgaaataacaacaacaataagAGATTCAATCGTTCAAGAGCTTAA
- the TBLA0J01380 gene encoding uncharacterized protein (similar to Saccharomyces cerevisiae YER067W and YIL057C; ancestral locus Anc_7.248) → MGKKDTKPKFTTVVTKQGESLKVFEDMETFERFIKDSEEDDNFNNVHCQIHYYPPFVMHASHDNEEKVKDTDNSHNKKFVRHVHQHVEKHLLKEIKDALDMPDLKFHDKNKEETFEHVRWHYGETAEHKDKKFKIDINVTCLHDTAMVDVDYATTPIV, encoded by the coding sequence ATGGGTAAGAAAGACACTAAGCCAAAGTTCACCACTGTTGTTACCAAGCAAGGTGAATCATTGAAAGTATTTGAGGACATGGAAACTTTCGAAAGATTCATCAAGGACAGTGAAGAAGATGACAATTTCAACAATGTCCATTGTCAGATTCATTACTATCCACCATTCGTGATGCATGCTTCTCAcgataatgaagaaaaagttAAGGACACTGATAATTCGCATAACAAAAAGTTTGTAAGACATGTTCATCAACATGTGGAGAAGCATTTGTTGAAGGAAATCAAGGATGCTTTAGACATGCCAGATTTGAAGTTCCATGACAAGAACAAGGAGGAAACTTTTGAACACGTCAGGTGGCATTATGGTGAAACTGCCGAACACAAGGACAAGAAGTTCAAGATTGACATTAATGTTACTTGTCTACACGATACTGCCATGGTTGATGTTGATTATGCCACGACCCCAATCGTTTAA
- the TBLA0J01460 gene encoding uncharacterized protein (similar to Saccharomyces cerevisiae NEO1 (YIL048W); ancestral locus Anc_7.234) yields the protein MANHSASIGSNIHPFRKFNKQHLQSTDSFSTEEFDKRLEETVENFGKNKEANSNSNPSSNISPNPNSKNIFRKNISTFELETIGSDFDMPSSRADSNVTRPLLENSEWNNTSNNDAYHSPQPNFVSPSALAQQNNIFNRFSNFFSFNKKSSNRINYQSTTLSTNDDEHSSIIFGQREIHPDTTPIYDKKKYPTNAISNAKYNPFTFVPILLYEQFKFFYNLYFLMVALSQSIPALRIGYLSSYIVPLAFVLTVTMTKEALDDLRRRKRDSESNNELYYVLQKSQLVQSKNLKVGDIIKIEKDRRIPSDLVLLQSSEPSGECFIKTDQLDGETDWKLRIAPAVTQNLLEIDLINKIKITASSPEKSIHKFLGKVTYKESSSNPLSIDNTLWANTVLASSGSCIGCVVYTGKDTRQAMNTTSPTVKTGLLELEINDLSKILCLSVFILSVVLVLFAGFKNDDWVIDIMRYLILFSTIIPVSLRVNLDLAKSVYAYQIEHDKIIPETVVRTSTIPEDLGRIEYLLSDKTGTLTQNDMELKKIHLGAVSYTPETLDIVSDYVSTMVSNKKQNKSVNHMISTARKDNSNRVRDMVATLALCHNVTPTFEDDELTYQAASPDEIAIVKFTESVGLSLFKRDRNSISLLHEHSGSILNYKILNVFPFNSDTKRMGIIVFDETNKEYWFLEKGADTVMVKIVEKNEWLEEETGNMAREGLRTLVIGRKRLTQKEYEQFSAAYKAASLSMMNRDENMAEAITQYLEYELELLGLTGVEDKLQKDVKSSIELLRNAGIKIWMLTGDKVETARCVSISAKLISRGQYVHTITKMNKPQGALEQLEYLKINRNACLLIDGESLGMYLTYYKNEFFNVSIHLPAVIACRCTPQQKADIALIIREFTGKRVCCIGDGGNDVSMIQCADVGVGIVGKEGKQASLAADFSITQFCHLTKLLLWHGRNSYKRSAKLAQFVMHRGLIIAICQAVFSICSSFEPIALYQGWLMVGYATFYTMAPVFSLTLDHDIEESLTKIYPELYKDLIEGTSLSRKTFFVWVLLSFYQGCTIQLFSQKFTSILVEDFSKMVSISFTALIINELIMVALEFHSWNKIMFITEVGTFSFYILSVPFLGEYFDLSYFRRFSFLTELIVILSLSILPVWISKAIHRKLHPPSYAKVQEFSNV from the coding sequence ATGGCTAATCACTCTGCTAGTATTGGCTCTAATATACACCcttttagaaaattcaataaacaGCACTTACAAAGCACAGATTCATTTAGCACAGAAGAGTTTGACAAACGTTTAGAAGAAACCGTAGAAAATtttggtaaaaataaagaggctaattctaattccaACCCAAGCTCTAATATAAGCCCGAACCCcaattccaaaaatatttttagaaagaatatatccacatttgaattagaaactATTGGTAGTGATTTTGATATGCCGTCTTCGAGAGCTGACAGTAATGTTACTCGACCTTTATTAGAGAATTCCGAATGGAATAATACTAGTAATAATGATGCTTATCACAGTCCGCAACCAAATTTTGTTAGTCCATCTGCTCTAGcacaacaaaataatatattcaatagattttctaattttttcagttttaataaaaagtcCAGTAACAGAATTAATTATCAATCTACTACACTTTCAACAAACGATGACGAACATTCTAGTATTATCTTTGGTCAAAGAGAAATTCATCCTGACACAACTCCGATTTATGATAAGAAGAAGTATCCAACAAATGCAATTTCCAATGCCAAATATAATCCATTTACTTTTGTACCAATTCTTTTGTATGAgcaatttaaatttttttataaccTTTATTTCTTAATGGTCGCACTATCACAATCGATACCTGCGTTGAGAATAGGTTATTTATCTTCATATATTGTTCCTCTAGCTTTTGTGCTTACCGTTACAATGACTAAAGAAGCCCTTGATGATTTACGAAGAAGAAAACGTGATAGCGAATCAAACAATGAGCTGTACTATGTTTTACAAAAATCCCAGTTAGTTCAAAGcaaaaatttgaaagttggtgatataattaaaattgaaaaagatagACGTATACCTTCAgatttagtattattacAGTCAAGCGAACCATCAGGTGAATGCTTTATTAAAACAGATCAGCTGGATGGTGAGACCGACTGGAAATTAAGAATTGCTCCTGCAGTCACTCAAAATCTATtagaaattgatttaattaataagataaaaataactgCATCATCTCCAGAAAAATCTATTCATAAATTTTTGGGCAAAGTTACATACAAGgaatcatcatcaaatcCTCTATCGATTGATAATACATTGTGGGCAAACACAGTTTTAGCATCTTCAGGATCATGTATTGGTTGCGTTGTTTATACAGGTAAAGACACAAGACAAGCAATGAATACGACTTCTCCAACTGTCAAGACTGGTTTATTAGAGTTAGAGATCAATGACctttctaaaattttatgTTTATCAGTTTTCATACTGTCTGtagtattagtattatttgctGGGTTTAAAAACGATGATTGGGTCATTGATATAATgagatatttaattttattttccacAATTATTCCAGTTTCATTAAGAGTCAATCTTGATTTAGCTAAATCTGTGTACGCTTATCAAATAGAACATGATAAAATCATTCCAGAAACAGTTGTTAGAACAAGTACTATACCGGAAGATCTTGGTAGAATAGAGTATCTATTGAGTGATAAAACTGGTACGTTAACACAGAATGATatggaattgaaaaaaattcatttagGCGCTGTTTCTTACACTCCTGAAACCCTTGATATAGTCTCTGATTACGTTTCTACCATGGtatcaaacaaaaaacaaaataaatctgTCAATCATATGATATCAACAGCAAGAAAGGATAATTCTAATCGTGTTCGTGATATGGTGGCGACTTTAGCACTATGCCACAATGTCACTCCAACATTTGAAGATGACGAATTAACTTACCAAGCTGCTTCACCTGATGAAATTGCCATTGTTAAATTTACAGAATCTGTCGGattatcattattcaaGAGGGATAGAAACTCAATTTCGTTATTACATGAACATTCTGGTTCTATTTTGAACTATAAAATTCTAAATGTTTTCCCATTTAATTCTGATACAAAACGTATGGGTATCATTGTTTTTGATGAaactaataaagaatattgGTTTTTAGAAAAAGGTGCTGACACTGTAATGGttaaaattgttgaaaaaaatgaatggCTAGAAGAAGAAACTGGTAATATGGCTCGGGAAGGACTACGTACCCTTGTTATTGGGCGTAAAAGATTAACCCAAAAAGAATATGAGCAATTCAGTGCAGCCTATAAGGCTGCATCTTTATCTATGATGAATCGTGATGAAAATATGGCCGAAGCCATCACTCAATACTTAGAATATGagttagaattattagGTTTGACCGGTGTTGAAGATAAATTACAGAAAGATGTGAAATCTtcaatagaattattaagaaaTGCTGGTATCAAAATTTGGATGTTGACAGGTGATAAAGTAGAAACTGCTCGTTGTGTGTCAATTAGTgcaaaattaatatcaaGAGGTCAATACGTTCACACAATTACCAAAATGAACAAACCGCAAGGCGCATTAGAAcaattagaatatttaaaaatcaaCCGTAATGCATGTTTATTAATCGATGGTGAATCATTAGGCATGTACCTAacatattataaaaatgaatttttcaatgttTCTATTCATTTACCGGCCGTTATAGCTTGCCGTTGCACTCCTCAACAAAAGGCTGATATTGCATTAATAATTCGTGAATTTACAGGTAAAAGGGTATGTTGTATTGGTGATGGTGGTAATGATGTTAGCATGATCCAATGTGCTGATGTTGGTGTTGGTATTGTCGGTAAAGAAGGTAAACAAGCTTCATTAGCTGCTGATTTTTCTATTACTCAATTCTGTcatttaacaaaattattattatggcATGGCAGAAATTCATATAAGAGATCAGCTAAATTAGCTCAATTTGTTATGCATAGAGGTTTAATCATCGCAATATGCCAAGCTGTCTTTTCTATTTGTTCCAGCTTTGAACCAATTGCATTATATCAAGGTTGGTTAATGGTCGGCTATGCAACCTTTTATACAATGGCCCCAGTCTTTTCTTTAACTTTAGATCACGACATTGAAGAATCTTTAACCAAAATCTATCCTGAATTATATAAAGATTTGATTGAGGGTACAAGTTTATCAAGAAAAACTTTCTTTGTATGGGTTTTACTTTCGTTTTACCAAGGCTGTACAATTCAATTGTTTTCGCAAAAATTCACAAGTATTTTAGTTGAagatttttctaaaatggTTTCAATTAGTTTTACAGCATTAATTATCAACGAATTGATTATGGTGGCATTGGAATTTCATTCATGGAACAAAATTATGTTTATCACTGAAGTTGGtacattttcattttatattctttcaGTACCATTTTTGGGggaatattttgatttatcatattttagaagattttcatttttaactGAATTAATTGTCATATTATCATTGTCAATATTGCCGGTTTGGATTAGTAAAGCAATCCATAGAAAATTACATCCACCAAGTTATGCTAAAGTACAAGAATTTTCTAACGTTTAA
- the TBLA0J01400 gene encoding uncharacterized protein, with protein MTHELLVFGLPILSTFVFLATLFFLTFLFSFFGLLAFGCFCPFTFWPLYFSLLSLSLGSRLCLSLEIDPSVLQHLSAVVPACKASLSSFDPRLILTLPLILVLFDPLLTQRQRPAQKHPQYIRTPFLLRDGYRFPPCFNMGQFFLGYHQLTIWTPIVHQHQFIKYHSSINWTLSNACFPTPYAEFCGPSSSSFLFS; from the coding sequence atgacCCACGAGCTTCTTGTTTTTGGCCTTCCTATTTTGTCCacttttgtttttttggccactttgttttttttgaccttcttgttttctttttttggcCTTCTTGCTTTTGGCTGTTTTTGTCCTTTTACTTTTTGGCCTTTGTACTTTAGCCTCTTGTCCCTGTCCCTTGGGTCTAGACTGTGCCTGTCACTGGAGATTGACCCCTCTGTCCTGCAGCATTTGTCTGCGGTTGTCCCTGCTTGCAAAGCCTCTCTATCTAGTTTTGACCCTCGTCTGATTTTGACCCTTCCGCTTATCTTGGTCCTTTTTGACCCTCTTTTGACCCAGCGCCAACGCCCTGCGCAGAAACACCCGCAGTACATCCGGACTCCGTTTCTTCTTCGCGACGGTTACCGTTTTCCACCATGTTTTAATATGGGCCAATTCTTCCTTGGTTATCACCAGCTTACAATTTGGACCCCCATTGTCCATCAACATCAGTTCATCAAATATCATTCATCCATCAACTGGACTTTGTCCAATGCCTGCTTCCCGACTCCCTACGCCGAGTTCTGTGGTCCATCGTCGTCGTCTTTCCTTTTTTCCTAG
- the TBLA0J01420 gene encoding uncharacterized protein (similar to Saccharomyces cerevisiae HMF1 (YER057C) and MMF1 (YIL051C); ancestral locus Anc_7.238), which translates to MPGLTPINCSNAPPAAASYSHAMKGNGFIYVSGQIALLPDGTRVEGSISDKAHQIFKNISAILETAGSSLNKIIKVNIFLANIKDFEEFNATYIKYFNTHKPARSCVAVAALPLGADVEVEVVALE; encoded by the coding sequence ATGCCAGGTTTAACTCCAATAAATTGTTCAAATGCCCCACCAGCTGCTGCTTCATATTCTCATGCTATGAAAGGTAATGGTTTCATCTACGTATCTGGGCAAATAGCTCTATTGCCAGATGGGACTCGTGTCGAAGGCTCCATCTCAGACAAAGCTCatcaaatctttaaaaatatttctgcCATCTTAGAAACCGCTGGCtcttcattaaataaaatcattaaagtTAACATTTTCTTGGCAAACATCAAGGATTTTGAGGAATTTAATGCTACttatattaaatactttAATACCCACAAACCAGCCAGATCTTGTGTAGCTGTTGCCGCATTACCATTAGGTGCTGATGTGGAAGTTGAAGTAGTTGCTTTAGAATAG
- the TBLA0J01430 gene encoding 60S ribosomal protein eL34 (similar to Saccharomyces cerevisiae RPL34A (YER056C-A) and RPL34B (YIL052C); ancestral locus Anc_7.237), translating to MAQRVTYRRRNPYNTRSNKIKVVKTPGGVLRAQHVKKLATRPKCGDCGHALQGIATLRPRQYASISKTQKTVSRAYGGSRCANCVKERIVRAFLIEEQKIVKRVVKEQTELAKKDSKKTKKSKN from the exons ATGGCTCAACGTGTTACTtacagaagaagaaatccAT ACAACACCAGATCTAACAAAATCAAGGTTGTTAAGACCCCAGGTGGTGTTTTGCGTGCTCAACACGTCAAGAAGTTAGCTACCAGACCAAAGTGTGGTGATTGTGGTCACGCTTTACAAGGTATTGCTACCTTGAGACCAAGACAATACGCTTCTATCTCTAAGACTCAAAAGACTGTTTCTAGAGCTTACGGTGGTTCCAGATGTGCTAACTGTGTCAAGGAAAGAATTGTCAGAGCTTTCTTGATCGAAGAACAAAAGATCGTCAAGAGAGTTGTCAAGGAACAAACTGAATTGGCCAAGAAGGATTCTAAGAAGACCAAGAAATCCAAGAACTAA
- the TBLA0J01410 gene encoding HAD family hydrolase (similar to Saccharomyces cerevisiae HOR2 (YER062C) and RHR2 (YIL053W); ancestral locus Anc_7.243), which translates to MPLTQKPISFKVNAALFDVDGTIIISQGAIAAFWRDFGKDKPYFDAEHVIQISHGWRTYDAIAKFAPDFANEDYVTKLEGEIPDKYGEFSVEVPGAVKLCNELNKLPKEKWAVATSGTRDMAQKWFKVLNIKRPSNFITANDVKNGKPHPEPYLKGRNGLGFPINEQDPSKSKACVFEDAPAGIVAGKAAGCKIVGIATTFDKDFLIEKGCDIIVKNHESIKVGGYDPVTDEVEFIFEDYLYAKDDLLKW; encoded by the coding sequence ATGCCTTTGACTCAAAAaccaatttcttttaaagttAACGCCGCCTTATTCGATGTCGACGGTACCATCATCATTTCTCAAGGTGCCATTGCTGCCTTCTGGAGAGATTTCGGTAAGGACAAACCATACTTCGATGCCGAACATGTCATCCAAATCTCCCACGGTTGGAGAACTTACGATGCCATTGCTAAGTTTGCCCCAGATTTCGCCAATGAAGATTACGTTACCAAGTTGGAAGGTGAAATCCCAGACAAGTACGGTGAATTCTCTGTTGAAGTTCCAGGTGCTGTCAAGTTGTGTAACGAATTGAACAAATTGCCAAAGGAAAAATGGGCTGTTGCCACCTCTGGTACCAGAGACATGGCTCAAAAATGGTTCAAAGTTTTGAACATCAAGAGACCATCCAACTTCATCACTGCTAATGACGTTAAGAACGGTAAGCCACATCCAGAACCATACTTGAAGGGTAGAAACGGTTTGGGTTTCCCAATCAACGAACAAGACCCATCCAAATCCAAGGCCTGTGTCTTTGAAGATGCTCCAGCTGGTATCGTTGCCGGTAAGGCTGCTGGTTGTAAGATTGTTGGTATCGCCACCACTTTCGACAAGGACTTCTTGATCGAAAAGGGTTGTGACATCATCGTCAAGAACCACGAATCCATCAAGGTTGGCGGTTACGACCCAGTCACCGATGAAGTCGAATTCATCTTCGAAGACTACTTATACGCTAAGGACGACTTATTGAAATGGTAA
- the DFG10 gene encoding putative polyprenol reductase (similar to Saccharomyces cerevisiae DFG10 (YIL049W); ancestral locus Anc_7.235), with amino-acid sequence MIDLVTLLQYLIILYQLSLLLGFIALFTAKYFLPKFLQYGKTLQPIPSKKKQELSLLERISNFTVRKSYFAHFYIISAGFSFINITVFPTYSITWLILFHSVRRLYETLYISKYTKDSRMNWSHYAVGIWFYTTLNLLTFHQLYTQRIVPHTINIFAFLVFSLASWDQYENHQTLSRLVKYSLPRGRLFKIVACPHYLDEILIYLSLLSFSMIFIYPLLWVIVSLSISGIETKNYYRSKFKPEKTQKYAILPYIL; translated from the coding sequence ATGATAGATTTAGTCACattattacaatatttaataattttataccAACTTTCGCTATTATTGGGATTTATTGCATTATTTACTGCCAAATATTTCCTGCCGaaatttttacaatatGGAAAAACGTTACAACCAATTccatcaaaaaaaaaacaagaattatctttattagaaCGTATATCTAATTTCACAGTTCGTAAATCATATTTTGCTCATTTTTACATCATTTCAGCAGGTTTTTcctttattaatataactGTTTTCCCCACATATTCAATAACATggttaattttatttcattcaGTCCGTAGACTGTATGAAACACTTTATATCTCGAAATATACTAAAGATTCAAGAATGAACTGGTCACATTATGCAGTCGGGATTTGGTTTTATACAactttaaatcttttaactTTCCATCAATTATATACTCAGAGAATTGTACCTCATACCATCAATATATTTGcatttttagttttttcaCTAGCATCATGGGACCAATATGAAAACCATCAAACATTATCAAGATTagtaaaatattctttaccAAGGGGTAGATTATTTAAGATAGTAGCATGCCCACATTATCTcgatgaaattttaatatatttatcgTTACTGTCATTTAGcatgatttttatttatccATTACTCTGGGTTATTGTTAGTCTTTCAATATCAGGAATTGAGACTAAAAACTATTATAGATCAAAATTCAAACCAGAAAAGACTCAGAAATATGCAATTTTACCTTATATCTTATAG
- the TBLA0J01450 gene encoding uncharacterized protein yields MKDPERFSMQDIGYGDTVLIGDLGSDDRNIASIPNHATFMAPQSNIYTNNYVWEGDIERNSKQCDKYCEDDEYNAIIYTYKTKYETKFIILSFCIFLFNVSESTFEWVSLFHPIQTKNMQILQTFDGLFQLAILIVLHLITRYIFMPIMLPPLYHRDIKSIRTTHGECNRLAYVKHNLVQCGYCYLLLMSFLIFELPTILEPTMPSTERNILDGFEKITMFIYYLIRLATFTSLQLLTHELVHIHKWKGD; encoded by the coding sequence ATGAAGGATCCAGAAAGATTTTCTATGCAAGATATTGGCTATGGTGATACCGTCTTAATTGGTGATTTGGGGTCTGATGACAGAAATATAGCTTCAATTCCCAACCATGCTACCTTTATGGCCCCTCAGAGCAATATTTATACAAACAATTACGTCTGGGAAGGTGATATAGAAAGAAACTCGAAACAGTGCGACAAGTATtgtgaagatgatgaataCAATGCCATAATATATActtataaaacaaaatatgaaacaaagtttataatattatctttttgtatatttcttttcaatGTATCAGAATCAACATTTGAGTGGGTATCATTGTTTCATCCTattcaaacaaaaaatatgcaaattcttcaaactTTTGATGGACTCTTTCAATTAGCCATATTAATTGTACTTCATCTCATCActagatatatatttatgcCGATAATGTTACCACCATTATATCATAGAGATATTAAATCCATCAGAACCACTCATGGAGAGTGTAATAGATTAGCATATGTTAAACATAATTTGGTACAATGCGGCTATTGCTATTTACTATTAATGtcatttctaatatttgaGTTACCAACCATATTAGAACCTACAATGCCATCTACTGAAAGAAATATACTCGATGggtttgaaaaaataacaatgtttatttattaccTAATAAGACTTGCAACTTTTACATCCCTTCAACTATTAACTCATGAGCTGGTTCATATTCATAAATGGAAAGGCGATTAA